From a region of the Panicum virgatum strain AP13 chromosome 2K, P.virgatum_v5, whole genome shotgun sequence genome:
- the LOC120695824 gene encoding putative glutaredoxin-C14: MILSRVMKLASKRAVVVFTLSSCTMSHTVTQLMADLGVNPLVHELDSDPSGKELERALLKMLGGRRLSAVPAVFIGGKLIGGSDRVMSLHLAGQLMPLLRTAAALWV; the protein is encoded by the coding sequence ATGATTCTATCTAGGGTGATGAAGCTGGCGTCGAAGCGTGCGGTGGTGGTGTTCACGCTGAGTTCCTGCACCATGTCCCACACGGTGACGCAGCTGATGGCTGACCTGGGCGTGAACCCGCTGGTGCACGAACTGGACAGCGACCCCAGTGGAAAGGAGTTGGAGCGCGCGCTGCTCAAGATGCTCGGCGGGAGAAGGTTGTCCGCCGTCCCTGCCGTCTTCATCGGCGGCAAGCTCATCGGCGGCTCCGACAGGGTCATGTCGCTCCACCTCGCTGGCCAGCTCATGCCCCTGCTCAGGACAGCTGCCGCGCTCTGGGTATAG
- the LOC120659241 gene encoding disease resistance protein RGA5-like — protein MGSILRKLNELLLRADEDEAQTIRQLRDGVATIGTKLAELSEVHDPPLTVTYWMRDARELSYDMEDCVDLFVVHANSDARKKTAWVDEVSGFRTRVEEVMERYHRFNLEHVLITSRPQLAATKTAASHRLRQQMASDEDHNTVAPVGMEGPRAEIVTWLKPKGDDEKELQLKVVSILGVEGVGKSTLAQELWRTLGEDHQFECRAFVKASKKPNMRMILRSILLQVRPNQQLPEACRVPDLIHDITKHLQDKRYFIIIDDLWAVSVWDTVSRAFPEGNCCSRIVTTTTLKEVALACCSYDPENIFKMKSLSHGHSTELFVTTVFGSGKECPQKFHDVSDEITEKCGGLPLAIICIATLVSSKPEAGHQWEYIQNFLLENLRTNPTSVEILKQVLNLCYSSLPHCLKTCLLYLSVYPENYFILKEDLVKQWIAEDFICAKEEDDIVEVASSYFDELVSLGLIQRMDINRNKKGLHYVVHPTVFEFITCKSMEDNFITVIDYSQSTVALTEKIRRLSLHFGSATYATIPESMARSEIRSLSFMGLLNCMPSLANFKLVRVMILHVLVDNGEKSFPLTGIGGLLFLRYLQVRCNVTVQLPEEIGCLKHLETLEIQRVAAVPSEIVCLASFKMKRFDRVDGEYDPLKKNWIHEMRLSNERDDVVKILHAVSKEDLSNDQPAGVVGKMLGDDDLSNDQRGGVLGKMPWEDDLPNDQPAGALGNMPGDDALSNGQPGGVVGKMPGDDDLSNDQRGGVLGKMPCEDDLSNDQPRGVLGKMISEDDLPNDQSAGVLGKMPWEDDISNGQPGGVLGNMEGEHMNKYDAYTRCAL, from the exons ATGGGCTCCATCCTTCGGAAGCTCAACGAGCTCCTGCTGCGTGCTGATGAAGACGAGGCACAGACCATCCGGCAGCTCAGGGACGGTGTTGCCACCATAGGCACCAAGCTGGCGGAGCTATCAGAGGTACACGACCCTCCACTCACTGTGACTTACTGGATGAGAGACGCCCGAGAGTTGTCCTACGACATGGAGGACTGTGTCGACCTGTTCGTCGTCCATGCCAATTCAGACGCCAGGAAGAAGACGGCATGGGTCGACGAGGTCTCAGGATTCAGGACTCGTGTGGAGGAGGTGATGGAACGGTACCACAGGTTCAATCTTGAACACGTCCTGATCACAAGTCGTCCTCAATTAGCTGCAACAAAAACTGCTGCAAGCCACCGTCTTCGGCAGCAAATGGCCTCTGATGAGGACCATAATACTGTCGCCCCTGTCGGCATGGAAGGCCCAAGAGCTGAGATTGTCACGTGGCTGAAGCCAAAGGGTGACGATGAAAAAGAGCTGCAGCTCAAGGTTGTGTCCATTCTTGGTGTCGAAGGAGTCGGCAAGAGCACGCTTGCCCAAGAACTATGGCGTACTTTGGGGGAAGATCATCAGTTCGAATGCCGCGCGTTCGTGAAGGCATCGAAAAAGCCTAATATGAGGATGATTCTCAGAAGCATACTCCTACAAGTCCGCCCAAACCAACAACTGCCGGAAgcttgccgagtgccagacctCATTCACGATATCACCAAGCATCTCCAAGATAAGAG GTACTTCATTATAATCGATGACTTATGGGCTGTATCGGTATGGGATACAGTTAGCCGTGCTTTTCCGGAGGGTAATTGTTGCAGCAGAATAGTCACAACAACAACACTTAAGGAAGTAGCCCTGGCATGTTGCAGTTATGACCCTGAGAATATTTTCAAGATGAAATCGCTCAGTCATGGTCACTCTACAGAGTTATTTGTTACAACAGTTTTTGGCTCTGGAAAAGAATGTCCACAAAAGTTTCATGATGTTTCAGATGAGATCACAGAAAAATGTGGTGGTTTACCCCTAGCCATTATCTGCATAGCTACACTTGTATCAAGCAAACCGGAAGCAGGACATCAATGGGAATACATACAGAACTTTCTGCTTGAAAATTTGAGAACAAATCCAACTTCAGTGGAAATTCTGAAGCAAGTACTGAATCTCTGCTACAGTAGTCTCCCTCATTGTTTGAAGACATGTCTTCTGTATCTTAGTGTATACCCTGAGAACTACTTTATTCTGAAGGAAGATTTAGTGAAGCAGTGGATAGCCGAAGATTTTATCTGTGCAAAGGAAGAGGATGACATTGTAGAAGTTGCCAGCAGCTATTTCGATGAGCTCGTAAGTTTGGGCCTGATCCAACGGATGGATATCAACCGTAACAAAAAGGGGTTGCACTATGTAGTGCACCCTACGGTATTTGAGTTTATAACATGCAAGTCCATGGAAGATAATTTCATCACTGTCATCGATTATTCTCAGTCGACAGTAGCACTCACTGAAAAGATTCGCCGGCTGTCACTCCACTTCGGCAGTGCAACATATGCAACTATACCGGAAAGTATGGCAAGATCTGAAATTCGATCACTCAGTTTTATGGGACTATTGAACTGCATGCCTTCACTTGCGAATTTTAAGCTTGTTCGTGTTATGATCTTACATGTCCTGGTTGATAATGGAGAGAAAAGTTTCCCCCTCACGGGAATAGGTGGACTGCTGTTCTTGAGATACTTGCAGGTCAGATGCAACGTCACTGTACAATTGCCGGAGGAGATCGGATGCCTGAAACACTTGGAAACACTGGAAATACAAAGGGTAGCAGCTGTTCCATCAGAAATTGTCTGTCTTGCAAGCTTCAAGATGAAAAGGTTTGATCGAGTTGATGGAGAATATGATCCTTTAAAGAAGAACTGGATCCATGAGATGAGGCTTTCAAATGAGCGAGATGATGTCGTGAAGATACTACATGCAGTCAGCAAGGAAGACTTGTCAAATGATCAACCTGCAGGAGTTGTAGGAAAAATGCTAGGGGATGATGACTTGTCAAATGATCAACGTGGAGGAGTTCTAGGAAAAATGCCATGGGAAGATGACTTGCCAAATGATCAACCTGCAGGAGCTCTAGGAAATATGCCAGGGGATGATGCCTTGTCAAATGGTCAACCTGGAGGAGTTGTAGGAAAAATGCCAGGGGATGATGACTTGTCAAATGATCAACGTGGAGGAGTTCTAGGAAAAATGCCATGTGAAGATGACTTATCAAATGATCAACCTCGAGGAGTTCTAGGAAAAATGATATCGGAAGATGACTTGCCAAATGACCAATCTGCAGGAGTTCTAGGGAAAATGCCATGGGAAGATGACATATCAAATGGTCAACCTGGAGGAGTTCTAGGAAACATGGAGGGGGAACATATGAATAAATATGATGCATATACCAG GTGTGCTTTGTGA